A window of the Gossypium hirsutum isolate 1008001.06 chromosome A03, Gossypium_hirsutum_v2.1, whole genome shotgun sequence genome harbors these coding sequences:
- the LOC107942533 gene encoding pentatricopeptide repeat-containing protein At1g63330 — MKCKLHKTVLPRFHQIGNHYSLLHIKTNSSSSSSSSSSSSSSFNGVYSATNSSKKGNRKRYEFHNIVDALTLFNKMTHVSPKPCIVEFNKLLGSIVGMKHYAIVVSLCKQMELLGIRHDVYTLNILMNCFCLSNCVNFGFSVFGKMLKLGYRLNLVTCSTLIKGFCTQGKVGQAGKLFDEMVLMGFRPDLYVYTIMVNGYCKMGNSDGAVRMLREMKERGFRLDLVAYTSVIDCLCKNKYVSEALDIVDEMKGNGIQLDVVTYSSLIRAMCSLGNWSEVKRLLEEMERNDLKLNVVTFNILVGGFCKEGKISEALGVVAMMTRKGVWPNVITYSELINRYCLQGELSEARKVFDSMVNLGCERNVFSYNIMINGYCKTNKVDKALELFHEMTRKGLAPDVATYTTLMGCMFQVGRLSDAEKLYENMRACGQVPNRITYSVLLDGLFKNGQIDVALELFHAMQNNELEPYIFHYNILLDGLIEAKHFEAATRLFSHVFAIGLKPSLPTYNIMIKGLCNEGLPEKAYDLFKKMEEDDCFPNNISYNITIRGFLQRNYLSKAMKILHEMVNKGFSADSLTVVMLVNLLAVNEEDQPTYEIRQAL, encoded by the coding sequence ATGAAGTGCAAGCTGCACAAAACTGTTCTTCCTCGTTTTCATCAAATCGGTAACCATTATTCACTTCTTCATATAAAAACCAACTCCTCCTCCTCGTcgtcctcttcttcttcttcttcttcttcttttaatggCGTATACAGCGccacaaattcatccaagaaaggaaatagaaaaaGGTATGAGTTTCATAACATCGTTGATGCCCTTACTTTGTTTAATAAAATGACCCATGTTTCTCCCAAGCCATGTATTGTTGAATTCAATAAACTATTAGGTTCTATTGTGGGAATGAAACATTATGCCATTGTTGTTTCTCTTTGTAAACAAATGGAATTGTTGGGGATAAGACATGATGTTTATACTCTTAATATTTTGATGAATTGTTTCTGTCTTTCGAATTGCGTCAATTTCGGATTTTCAGTTTTTGGAAAAATGTTGAAGCTTGGTTATAGATTGAATTTAGTTACTTGCTCTACTTTGATTAAAGGGTTTTGTACTCAAGGTAAAGTTGGTCAAGCTGGTAAGTTGTTTGATGAGATGGTTTTAATGGGGTTTCGACCGGATTTGTATGTATATACGATAATGGTTAATGGATATTGTAAAATGGGTAATAGTGATGGCGCTGTTAGAATGTTGAGGGAGATGAAAGAAAGGGGTTTCAGGCTTGATTTAGTGGCGTATACTTCTGTTATAGATTGCCTTTGTAAGAATAAGTATGTATCAGAGGCTTTGGACATTGTGGATGAAATGAAGGGCAATGGTATTCAACTGGATGTTGTTACTTACAGTTCGCTAATTCGGGCGATGTGTAGTTTGGGAAATTGGAGTGAGGTGAAGAGATTACTCGAGGAAATGGAGAGGAACGATTTGAAACTGAATGTTGTGACTTTTAATATATTGGTTGGTGGATTTTGTAAAGAAGGGAAAATTTCTGAGGCTCTAGGTGTGGTTGCAATGATGACTCGTAAAGGGGTTTGGCCTAATGTTATCACCTATAGTGAATTGATAAACAGGTATTGTTTGCAGGGTGAATTGAGTGAGGCTAGAAAGGTTTTTGACTCGATGGTTAATCTTGGATGTGAACGTAATGTATTTAGTTACAATATCATGATCAATGGATACTGTAAAACTAACAAGGTAGATAAAGCGCTAGAGCTCTTTCATGAAATGACTCGGAAAGGGCTGGCTCCCGACGTTGCTACATACACTACTCTTATGGGTTGCATGTTCCAAGTAGGGAGGCTTTCAGATGCAGAAAAACTCTACGAGAATATGCGTGCTTGTGGTCAAGTTCCAAATCGTATTACTTACTCAGTTTTGCTAGATGGTTTATTCAAAAATGGTCAAATTGATGTGGCATTAGAACTATTTCATGCAATGCAAAACAATGAGTTAGAACCCTATATTTTCCACTATAATATCCTACTTGATGGCTTGATCGAAGCCAAGCATTTCGAAGCTGCAACAAGACTCTTTTCACACGTCTTTGCTATTGGTTTAAAGCCTAGTCTACCGACATATAACATAATGATCAAGGGACTTTGCAATGAAGGACTACCTGAAAAAGCATATGATCTTTTCAAGAAGATGGAAGAAGATGATTGTTTTCCGAATAACATCTCTTACAATATTACAATTCGGGGTTTCCTTCAAAGAAATTACTTGTCTAAAGCTatgaaaattcttcatgaaaTGGTAAATAAAGGATTTTCTGCTGATTCATTAACAGTAGTCATGTTAGTGAACCTATTGGCAGTGAATGAAGAAGATCAACCAACTTATGAGATAAGGCAGGCATTGTGA